In Nocardia sp. NBC_00403, one DNA window encodes the following:
- a CDS encoding coenzyme F420-0:L-glutamate ligase, translated as MNEYDHAAAELTILPITGLPEFRPGDDVAEHIAACAPWLADGDVLVVTSKIVAKAEGRIVAAPLDPEERDAARRALVDQEAVRVLARKGRTLITENKLGIVQAASGVDGSNVEQGELVLLPADPDASAKALRTALAERLGVQVAVLITDTMGRAWRNGQTDAAIGAAGLRVLHNYAGAVDGQGNELHVTQVAIADELAAAADLVKGKLGGVPVAVVRGLPVTDDGSTAADLLRGGTDDLFWLGTAEAIEKGRSEAVLLRRSVRQFADEPVDPERVRTAVAVALTAPAPHHTRPVRFVWLRKPGLRKQLLEAMAEKWREDLTADGLPPERVERRIARGRILFDAPEVIIPFCVPDGAHDYPDERRRANERTMFTVAVGAAVQGLLVALATEGLGSCWIGSTIFAPEITRDVLGLEADWNPLGGIAIGHPLEELTPRPVYGPGLGLVEL; from the coding sequence GTGAACGAATACGACCACGCGGCCGCCGAGCTGACGATTCTGCCGATCACCGGACTGCCGGAATTCCGCCCCGGTGACGACGTCGCCGAACACATCGCCGCCTGCGCGCCGTGGCTGGCCGACGGCGATGTGCTCGTGGTGACGAGCAAGATCGTCGCCAAGGCCGAGGGCAGGATCGTGGCGGCCCCGCTCGACCCGGAGGAGCGCGACGCCGCGCGCCGCGCGCTGGTCGACCAGGAGGCCGTACGGGTGCTCGCGCGCAAGGGCCGCACCCTCATCACCGAGAACAAGCTCGGCATCGTGCAAGCCGCGTCCGGAGTCGACGGATCCAATGTCGAACAGGGCGAATTGGTGCTACTGCCCGCCGATCCCGATGCGAGCGCCAAGGCGTTGCGCACAGCCCTCGCCGAGCGGCTCGGGGTGCAGGTCGCGGTGCTCATCACCGACACCATGGGCCGGGCCTGGCGAAATGGACAGACCGACGCCGCCATCGGCGCCGCGGGACTTCGGGTATTGCACAACTACGCGGGCGCGGTCGACGGGCAGGGCAATGAACTGCACGTCACGCAGGTCGCGATCGCCGATGAACTCGCGGCCGCCGCGGACTTGGTGAAGGGCAAGCTCGGCGGTGTCCCGGTCGCGGTGGTGCGCGGGCTTCCGGTCACCGACGACGGTTCCACCGCCGCCGACCTGCTGCGCGGCGGCACCGACGACCTGTTCTGGCTCGGCACCGCGGAGGCCATCGAGAAGGGCCGCTCGGAGGCGGTGCTGCTGCGCCGGTCGGTGCGGCAGTTCGCCGACGAACCCGTCGATCCCGAGCGCGTTCGCACCGCTGTCGCGGTGGCTTTGACCGCGCCGGCGCCCCATCACACCCGCCCGGTGCGTTTTGTGTGGCTGCGCAAACCCGGTCTGCGTAAGCAGCTGCTGGAGGCGATGGCGGAAAAGTGGCGCGAGGACCTCACCGCGGACGGGCTGCCGCCGGAGCGGGTGGAGCGCCGAATTGCCCGCGGCCGCATCCTTTTCGACGCCCCGGAGGTGATCATCCCGTTCTGTGTGCCCGACGGCGCGCACGACTATCCGGATGAGCGCCGCCGCGCGAACGAGCGGACCATGTTCACCGTCGCGGTCGGCGCGGCCGTTCAAGGGCTGCTGGTCGCCCTCGCCACCGAGGGGCTCGGCAGCTGCTGGATCGGTTCGACCATCTTCGCGCCGGAGATCACCCGCGACGTCCTCGGCCTCGAGGCGGACTGGAACCCCTTGGGCGGCATAGCCATCGGCCATCCGCTGGAGGAATTGACCCCGCGTCCGGTGTACGGCCCTGGCCTCGGCCTGGTCGAACTGTGA